Below is a window of Halomonas sp. Bachu 37 DNA.
GATCGCTGCCATCGAGTACCGCCCCGGTGTTTTTCAGCACGTCCGGCTGCGGCGTGCCCTGCATGTCCAGTAGTGCTTCGGCAAACCCCGTGCGCAACACCAGCATATCGCCACGCTCCACCACCACGTTCAGTTGTTCCAGCGCCTCCATCAACTCCTTGTAACCTATCAGCGTTCTCCCCGCGCCGAAGACCCGGACCAGGTCCACCAATACGGCCCGGCCCTGCATGCCATGTGCCGCCAACGTCTCGATCCCCAGGCGCCCGGCATAGGAGTCGTGTCGCTGGGCCGTCTCCGCACTCAGGTCGAGCACATCCTGCTCCGCCAGGTAGCCGTTGTAATAGCGGCGCTCCGGCGTACCGTCATCATCGCCATCGAACAGAGCCCCCACATGAGCCAGGGAGTCCCACTGGGTGGAGTACTGCAAAGACAGCTGGACCTGATCATCACTGATGACGTCACGCAGCGCGGGAGTATGAGTGGCCAGGGGAAAGTTGATGTACTGATCGTCGCCCAGGGCCGTCGGGGTCAGCTTCGGCGGTGAACGGCGCGGATTCAGCACCTTGCCGCCAGGTATATCCAGGGGTAGCGACAAGCAGAACGTTACTCCCTCATGTACTTCCTTGACGCCCTTGAGTACCTGTTCCGGCCCGATCAGGTTGACACGACCCAGCTGGTCATCAGGACCGAATTCACCCCAGTTGCTGCCCTCGGGACGTTTCTTCCAGCGCGGCTGGTTCATGGCTCGTCTCTCCTTGAGTGTTGCGCGGCGATTTCGATGATGCGTTGCAGGTTTTCCCGCTCCCTGGCCTGGTGCTGCGTACGGGACTCGTCACTCCAGCGGTAGAAACCTTGTCCCGCCTTGGCCCCCAGACGCCCTTGAGCGACGTACTCTTCGAGAAGCGCCGCGGGCTCCTGGCGTGCCTCGAGATCCGGATAGAGGTAGCGGGCGATATTCAAGTGAGTATCCAGCCCGTTGAGATCACGCTGGCACAAGGGGCCGTTGAGCGCCATGCGTATGCCGATGGAGTACTGCACGATATCGTCCAGCGCCTCGGCCTCGACTACCCCTTTTTCCAGCAGGGAGAGGCATTCGCGCATCACCGCATGCTGGATCCGATTGGCGACGAAACCGGGCACACAGGTATTGAGTACCGCCGGACGTTTCCCCAACCGCTTGAGCCAGCGGCACGCCTCTTCCACTACCGCCGCTTCGGTGTGGCTGCCGGGCACCACTTCCACGGCGGGAACGATATCCGCCGGGTTGAAGAAATGCGTTCCCACAAAGCGCTGCGGCAGGCGCATAGCGCTGCCGATGTCGTCGATCGGAATACCGGAAGTATTGGTCATGATGACGGTGGTATCGGCCACGCTGGCTTCGATTTGCGCCACCACCTTCCGCTTGACCGCGACGTTCTCGGTCACGCTCTCGATGACGAAATCAGGGGCCCCCGCCGACTGCAAATCCGTGGTGAAGCGAATCGCGGCCGCATGGGTTCCTATACTCAGGCGGCTGGCATCCAGCACCTGCGGATTGGTATCCACCACGGTGACTTGGACATTATGCGCCGCCATCAACTTGGCCAGGGTAGTGCCCATGGTGCCGGCACCCACCACGACGGCCTGCAATGAATCGTCCTGCATTAGCTCTCCTTCCCTTCGCCTAGCCCGGGCTCTATTCAAGCGGACCTAGACAAATGTCGCATTGAATAAAATCATTCGCGGGTCAACCATCGGCTCAATAAAACGAACTTATGTACGCTATGCGTACATAGTAGACAACGACAAACACGCCGACAATATGAGGCCGCTTTCCATGAATGCGCTGGCAAATTTCTTCACCCGGTTAGTCAACCGCTACATGCCCGACCCGCTGGTCATCGCCATTCTCCTGACCGTACTCACCATGCTTCTGGCGGTGCTCATGCAAGGCACCAGCCCGTTGGATGCGGTGCGCTACTGGGGCGATGGGTTCTGGGACCTGCTGGCCTTCAGCATGCAGATGACGGTCATCCTCCTGGCGGGCTACATCCTGGCCAAGACGCCATTGGTGGATGGCGCCCTCAATCGCCTCGCCGCGCGGGTCAAGACACCGTTCGTGGCTATCGTCGTCGCTACCCTGGTGGGCGGAATCGGCAGCTGGTTGAACTGGGGGTTCGGTCTGGTGATCGGCGGCATCGTCGCTCAGAAGCTGGCGCTCAACGTGAAGGGCTTGCACTACCCGCTGGTGATCGCCGCGGCGTATTCGGGCTTCGCGCTCTACGGTATCGGCCTGTCCGGAAGTGTGCCGTTGCTGATCGCCACTGAAGGGCATTTCCTTCAGGACGCTATCGGACTGATCCCGCTGAGCGAAACGATTTTCTCGCCCATCCTGTTGATCACCAGTGCGCTTATTCTTCTGACTCTCCCCTTCTTCAATGCCTGGCTGCATCCCAAAGACATCAAGGATGTCGTCGAAATCGACCCGTCCTCAGTCGCAAAACCTTCCGCACCTCCCCTTGGCAGCGGTGACAAGATCACCATCGCCGAGCGCTTGAACCGTAGCCGGGTTGTCGGCATCGGCATCGGCTTGCTGGGCATGTTATATATCGCGCTATATGCCGTGGATGGCGGTTCGCTGAACCTCAATACCGTCAATTTCGCCTTTCTGTTCCTAGGGGTACTGCTGTTTGCCTCGCCGGCCAATTACCTGGCCGCATTGGCGGACGGGATTCGTATCGTCTCCGGTATCATCGTGCAATACCCTTTCTACGCCGGGATCATGGGGATTCTGGTGAGCTCGGGCCTGGTGGTGTCCTTCGCCAACACCTTCGTCGATATTTCCAGTGCGCAAACCCTGCCTATCTGGTCGTTCATCAGCGGCGCCATCATCAACCTGCTGGCACCGTCCGGCGGCGGCCAGTGGGCGGTCCAAGGGCCGGTCATGGTGCAAGCCGCCACGGAAATCGGCGCGTCCCAGGCGGCCACGGCGCTCGCGGTTCAAATCGGCGACCAGTGGAGCAACATGATCCAACCGTTCTGGATCCTCCCGGTGCTGGCCATCTCGGGCTTGAAGTTGCGCGACGTGATGGGCTACATGGTGCTGATCCTCATCTATCTGGGAATCATCTACGGCAGTGCCATGCTGATCTGGGGCTACCTCGGCGCCTAATTACGCTTATCAACAGGAGATTTGCCCATGCCTTTTCTGATCGAGACCTTCGACAAGCCCGACCGTCAGGCCCTGCGCCTGGAGGTACGCCAAGCTCACCTTGAGTACCTGGATGCCAACGTCCATCTCCTGCTGGCCTGTGGCGCCAAACTCTCCGATGACGGCGAAACGGCGTCCGGCGGCATCTATCTGGTCGATCTGGATAGCCGCGAGGAGGCCGAGCGTTTCATCGAGGCCGACCCCTTCCACCAGGCGGCGTTGTTCGCCGAGGTCAAGATCGTGCGCTGGCGGCAGGCCTACCTGAACCGGAAGAACACCCTGTAGCAAGCACAATGGAGAAACGCGATGTTGTTTCATGTGGAAATGGTGGTGAAGCTGCCCCCGGACATGCCGGCCGAGCAGGCCGCTGAAATTAAAGCGAAGGAAAAAGCCTACTCGCAGGAGCTGCAACGTCAGGGCAAATGGCGTCATCTCTGGCGGGTCGCCGGTAGCTACGCCAACGTCAGTATCTTCGACGTCAGTGACAACGCCGAGCTCCAGGAACTCATCAGCGGCTTACCCCTGTTCCCCTACATGGATATCCAGGTGAAACCGCTCTGCCGTCACCCCTCCTCGGTACGCGATGACGATACCTAAAGCGGCCTCTAGCGCCTCGCCGTTTACCGGCGAGGCGCTTCTCTGCAGTTCCCTGTGAATTGATATGCCTATGACGAGGACACCTGAATGAGCCAAGACGCTGCTCAAAGTAACGGTACTCAAGACCACCGCACTCAAGACCATTGTGCCGTCGTGACCGGTGGTGCAAGAAACATCGGCCAGGCCATCGCCCTGCGCCTGCAGCAGGATGGCTATCATGTCATCGTGGTGGATATCGTCGAGCCGGAAGCGGACTCACTAAAAGCGGAGGCGCGACTGGTCGACCTGGCCGATGCCGACGCCACCCGGCGGGCGATGGAGGAGATCGCCGCGCACCATACGGTGACTCGGTTG
It encodes the following:
- a CDS encoding YciI family protein, coding for MPFLIETFDKPDRQALRLEVRQAHLEYLDANVHLLLACGAKLSDDGETASGGIYLVDLDSREEAERFIEADPFHQAALFAEVKIVRWRQAYLNRKNTL
- a CDS encoding short-chain fatty acid transporter, whose translation is MNALANFFTRLVNRYMPDPLVIAILLTVLTMLLAVLMQGTSPLDAVRYWGDGFWDLLAFSMQMTVILLAGYILAKTPLVDGALNRLAARVKTPFVAIVVATLVGGIGSWLNWGFGLVIGGIVAQKLALNVKGLHYPLVIAAAYSGFALYGIGLSGSVPLLIATEGHFLQDAIGLIPLSETIFSPILLITSALILLTLPFFNAWLHPKDIKDVVEIDPSSVAKPSAPPLGSGDKITIAERLNRSRVVGIGIGLLGMLYIALYAVDGGSLNLNTVNFAFLFLGVLLFASPANYLAALADGIRIVSGIIVQYPFYAGIMGILVSSGLVVSFANTFVDISSAQTLPIWSFISGAIINLLAPSGGGQWAVQGPVMVQAATEIGASQAATALAVQIGDQWSNMIQPFWILPVLAISGLKLRDVMGYMVLILIYLGIIYGSAMLIWGYLGA
- the catC gene encoding muconolactone Delta-isomerase — translated: MLFHVEMVVKLPPDMPAEQAAEIKAKEKAYSQELQRQGKWRHLWRVAGSYANVSIFDVSDNAELQELISGLPLFPYMDIQVKPLCRHPSSVRDDDT
- a CDS encoding 3-hydroxyacyl-CoA dehydrogenase NAD-binding domain-containing protein, which encodes MQDDSLQAVVVGAGTMGTTLAKLMAAHNVQVTVVDTNPQVLDASRLSIGTHAAAIRFTTDLQSAGAPDFVIESVTENVAVKRKVVAQIEASVADTTVIMTNTSGIPIDDIGSAMRLPQRFVGTHFFNPADIVPAVEVVPGSHTEAAVVEEACRWLKRLGKRPAVLNTCVPGFVANRIQHAVMRECLSLLEKGVVEAEALDDIVQYSIGIRMALNGPLCQRDLNGLDTHLNIARYLYPDLEARQEPAALLEEYVAQGRLGAKAGQGFYRWSDESRTQHQARERENLQRIIEIAAQHSRRDEP
- a CDS encoding cyclase family protein encodes the protein MNQPRWKKRPEGSNWGEFGPDDQLGRVNLIGPEQVLKGVKEVHEGVTFCLSLPLDIPGGKVLNPRRSPPKLTPTALGDDQYINFPLATHTPALRDVISDDQVQLSLQYSTQWDSLAHVGALFDGDDDGTPERRYYNGYLAEQDVLDLSAETAQRHDSYAGRLGIETLAAHGMQGRAVLVDLVRVFGAGRTLIGYKELMEALEQLNVVVERGDMLVLRTGFAEALLDMQGTPQPDVLKNTGAVLDGSDPALLEWITESGIAAICADNYAVENLDRELDADCCSKLPLHHHCLFKLGLPLAELWYLKDLAEWLHDRERNRFLLTAPPLRLPGAIGSPVTPVATV